From one Mytilus trossulus isolate FHL-02 chromosome 10, PNRI_Mtr1.1.1.hap1, whole genome shotgun sequence genomic stretch:
- the LOC134686322 gene encoding toll-like receptor 4, which produces MEMVWIMFVHLFVCVVSKCTIKQKQHGYKEALCMNQGLTSVPTDLPHDIKKLDLSYNRISNITEGEFSMYIYLQELIINRNVLECLDSSAFSGLRLLRRLSMSRNNLQLDTSYPLGVFKSLSNLLELDISRNMKHDSKGNSSYRIPVNELVNIQELSIDLVAQPHFGNHFRDMKYLQKLRFEFCHVRYLHNHSFSDMPENVTELHMSACYRFVVMETNVLGPFSNLKTLNLTNSNIHLTRGLKILYPLQNKNMDNILFRGITNYVAELDLGAVTLTTADMKYISTICVKTLDLSNNDIVSIKNQSLLSFKFPECFENILLSGNRFALNNFAINFFIFFGKMRNLKLFDYSYMPIEFNNPVYLNVYTKGNNQSLIEEREEGGSVNIIPVIIPPSKVEYFRITHIMGVNGIKKIIMFQSRLRHFELSYMDTYIFPEISIVGNNHIQYLDISGISSVITVGKFPVLKHLRTLIMKESKLYDVLRTNKTIFKWFPNIQTLDISYNFIWNIPSDGLGELRLLKHLNLSHNMFESVPDVLISFESIIELDVSYNLLTTLKRSIRNWIDKQYEKHGQFRLYLNKNSFICSCDTKDFILWLSNNKAILDQKGNYTCLVPADNGRTNYTGNIVNSYQEYFVECDDTIWLKVGSSLLASIIFIIICATLCYNLRRRIIFWFYRTLRRMQEESVNVNFEYDVYVSYSDDGTQFVKELTDTIENCGLKICCEDRDFLVGESAADERARSIHVSRHIIFLVTPSIVQNEWSRFEIERAKFEKLAKELQKIIVITQGISLDDIPVEFATIWNKVNLIVWPDEEEEIAVAWKKLLLWLF; this is translated from the coding sequence ATGGAAATGGTCTGGATTATGTTTGTTCACCTTTTTGTCTGCGTTGTTTCAAAATGCACCATCAAACAGAAACAGCATGGGTATAAAGAAGCCCTATGTATGAATCAAGGCTTAACATCGGTTCCTACAGATCTTCCACACGATATAAAGAAACTTGATTTAAGTTATAATAGAATTTCTAATATAACAGAAGGCGAATTCagcatgtacatatatttacaaGAATTGATCATAAACAGAAATGTGTTAGAATGTTTAGATTCTTCGGCGTTCAGCGGATTACGATTGTTGCGCCGTTTATCAATGTCAAGGAATAACTTACAATTGGATACATCATATCCTTTAGGAGTGTTTAAGTCACTGTCTAATCTTTTGGAGTTGGATATCAGTAGAAATATGAAACATGACAGTAAAGGTAACAGCTCGTACAGGATTCCGGtgaatgaacttgtaaatattCAAGAGCTTTCCATAGACCTTGTAGCCCAACCTCATTTTGGTAACCATTTTcgtgatatgaaatatttacaaaaactacGATTCGAATTTTGTCATGTGCGGTATTTGCATAATCATAGCTTCAGTGATATGCCTGAAAATGTAACGGAATTACACATGTCAGCATGTTACAGGTTTGTTGTTATGGAAACCAATGTCCTTGGCCCATTTTCgaatttaaaaactttgaatCTTACAAACAGTAATATACATTTGACTCGGggcttaaaaatattatatcctctacaaaacaaaaacatggaTAATATACTGTTCAGAGGTATAACTAATTACGTTGCAGAACTCGATCTTGGAGCTGTGACTCTTACTACAGCTGACATGAAATATATATCTACAATTTGCGTAAAAACCTTGGATTTATCAAATAATGACATTGTTTCCATTAAAAATCAATCCCTGCTATCTTTCAAATTTCCAGAATGTTTTGAGAACATACTGCTATCTGGAAATAGATTTGCTTTGAACAACTTTGCaataaacttttttatattctttggAAAAATGAGAAACTTAAAGCTTTTCGATTATTCATATATGCCAATAGAATTCAATAATCCAGTGTATCTGAATGTGTATACAAAGGGTAATAACCAAAGTCTGATTGAAGAGAGAGAAGAGGGCGGTAGCGTTAATATCATACCAGTGATCATACCTCCATCTAAAGTAGAATATTTCAGAATTACACACATAATGGGTGTAAacggaattaaaaaaataataatgtttcaAAGCCGTTTGAGGCATTTCGAATTATCCTATATGGATACATACATATTTCCGGAAATATCAATAGTTGGAAATAACCATATTCAATATCTTGATATATCGGGTATAAGTTCGGTGATAACTGTAGGAAAATTCCCGGTTTTGAAACACCTTAGAACCCTAATTATGAAAGAATCAAAACTATATGACGTCCTGCGAACAAACAAGACAATATTTAAATGGTTTCCTAACATACAAACCTTGGACatttcatacaattttatttggaatataCCAAGTGATGGTTTAGGAGAGTTACGTTTactaaaacatttgaatttatctCATAACATGTTTGAAAGTGTTCCAGATGTCCTGATATCATTTGAAAGCATTATTGAGCTAGATGTATCGTACAATTTGTTAACAACTTTAAAAAGAAGTATTCGTAATTGGATAGATAAACAGTACGAAAAACATGGACAGTTTCGAttatatctgaataaaaattcattcatttgttcgTGTGACACTAAGGATTTTATATTATGGCTTTCCAATAATAAGGCCATATTGGATCAAAAGGGAAACTATACATGTTTGGTACCGGCAGACAACGGAAGAACTAACTATACTGGGAATATAGTGAACAGTTATCAGGAATATTTTGTGGAATGTGATGATacaatttggctaaaagtaggaAGTTCTCTACTAGCATCTATAATATTCATTATAATCTGTGCCACTTTATGTTACAATTTAAGACGGCGAATAATATTTTGGTTTTACCGAACACTTCGCAGAATGCAAGAAGAGTCAGTAAATGTAAACTTTGAGTATGATGTATACGTTTCTTATTCAGATGATGGAACGCAATTTGTGAAAGAACTTACAGACACgatagaaaattgtggattgaaaATCTGTTGTGAAGATAGAGATTTTTTAGTCGGGGAGTCAGCGGCAGACGAAAGAGCGCGATCTATTCATGTAAGCAGACATATAATATTTCTTGTCACGCCTTCAATTGTCCAAAACGAGTGGAGTCGTTTTGAAATCGAGAGAGCAAAGTTCGAAAAATTGGCAAAAGAACTCCAGAAAATCATTGTCATTACACAGGGTATCTCTCTTGATGATATACCAGTTGAATTTGCAACAATCTGGAACAAAGTAAATCTAATAGTTTGGCCCGACGAGGAGGAAGAAATTGCTGTAGCATGGAAAAAACTTCTGCTTTGGTTATTTTAG